A window of Ruminiclostridium herbifermentans genomic DNA:
ATCTTCCGTAAATGCAGCAGATGTTAAAATACCGCACAGCATTACTATAAAAGAAAGCGTTATTACAAAGCACCTCTTTATAGCAGTCATTTCGAACATTATTATTCCTCCTTTTATTTACAAAGGATTATACCTCTGCAGGGAATTTATCAATCATGCGAAGCAAATACTGCTTTAATAGTGCAAAGTCTATTGCATCTACAGTTCCACTTCCATCAACATCTGCTGCTTTTAGTTGCTCATCTGTTAAATTTGCAGTTCCAAGTAAATACTGTTTTATTTTTGCAAAGTCTATTGCATCTATGCTGTCGCTTCCATCAATATCACCGTATTTTACTGTTGGTTGTGTTGGAGTTCCATTAAATTTCCAGTAGTTTAAGTTGAATAAATAACCGTCTCCACCAGTAAATTTAAGATATAAATCATGTACTCCTGTAGCACCGCTTACACTACAAGATACATCTGTATAAGTCTGCCAAGCACCTGTTCCTTTAACAGCACAAGTTCCAACCAGTGTTCCTGTTGGGCTGTCTAAACGAATTTCAATATTTCCGCCACTAGTTGCTGAAGAAGCTCTAGCTTCAAAAGATGTTGCACCAGTACCAAAATCTACGCCATTTATCTTTAAGTAATCACCATTCTCAATAAAGGATACAGCCATTCCGCCTTCACCACATACTTCTGTTTCAACGCCTTGTCCCCAAGCAAATGTTTCTGCTTCAGTTTTAACGAATGGATTCAGATACTTAATCTGAGCTGGTCCACTTTTAGTCATTGGGATATTTGGTATTCTTCCATCTGAAGTATATTTGAATTGTTCTACACATACGGAACGTTTATAGCTTCCTCCACCTGGAAGGTCACCTGTGTGATAGAACAAGTAATCATTTCCTTTAAATCTAGCTACTCCAGGATGGTTTGTAAAGCTGTTTCTAGCACCCATAATAGCTCCTCTAGCTGTCCATGGTCCTGTTGGGCTATTGCTTGTTGCATATTGAAGGTTTTCGCCACCATTATTCCAACCTGCATATACCAAGTAATACAAATTATTTAGTTTGTAAACCCATGGTCCCTCTATATATCCATCTGGTTTTGTTAATGTTTGTACAGTGCCTGAATAAGAAATCATGTCTGGATTTAATTTTACCATGTAAAGATTACCATTTCCCCAATACAAGTAAGCTTGACCATCATCATCGATGAAACATGTTGGATCTATATCCTGTGAACCGCTTTTTGTAGCTAAAGGCTTTCCTAATGGATCAACAAATGGTCCTGTAGGACTGTCTGATACAGCAACACCGATTGCATATGCCCCATTTTTTTGTGTTAAAGGTACATAAGCATAAAATTTACCGTTTCTTTCAACAACCTGCCAAGCCCAAGCATCCCCTTTTGCCCAGCTAAAGTCAGTATAGCCTAAAACTGTACCATGATCAGTCCAGTTTTGCATATCTGTTGTTGAGTAGCATTTCCAGTTTTTCATAGTATAAAAGTTGTTCTCAGTTACATCTTCATCATGACTGGTATAAAGATATAAAGTATCGCCAAGAACCATTGGTGCTGGATCAGCAGTGTAAACAGTTTGTACAATTGGATTGTCCGCATAACATAATGTCGGAATACATAGTGATACTGCTGTTAAAAGTCCTAACAATTTTTTTGCTTTCTTCATTTTTTATTACCCCCCAATAAATATTTTGTGTAAGCTAAGTTACACTTTTGATTTTTATAAATTGCTTATATCAAGGGTTCATTGTTTTATCAAAAACAATAACCCCTTGTTTCATGAAGAAATGCTGTTCACATACAAAAATTAAGTGTCCTAGTGAACAGAGTTAAACGTTTAGCTTAGGAATGCTAACTTTGCATTAATACCTGACAAACAATATCAATGCAAAGTAAATACAAAATTCAAATATTCTCATATAATTTTATAAGAGTATTCTACTTATATTATATAAAACAGTACATTTGAAATGCCATGCACATATTTTTACTTGTTTGTCATTTGTTTACGAGTTTTAAATACACTCAATTTATCAATAAAATAGTCTCTATATCTAAATTATAATTCAAATTAAATAAATTTTTTAGGAAGATTAAATTTTTATGGATAATATTTTTTATTATTAAAAAAGTATTTTTCTTAAAAAGACTTAAACCTTTATCAAGCTTCTCCCAAATATGGATATAACAATTAGTAATATATTCAAATTAATAAACTAAACAATGCAAAATCCTAATACAAAACTCCAATTTGAACATAAAAATTTGATAAATAATTCAGTTGAAAAAACTCTGCTTCATTGCAGTAAACCTAAGCCATTTCGCATATATTACCTGCTCCGCAAATAATAATCAAAAACCTGCAAAAAAATAAAACACAAAATGTAGTTTCTACTTCTTTAAGCTTATTTCAATAATATAGTCATAGTAATGCGTATTGTATTTGATATAAAAAAAATCTGCTTAACTTATATAATAAGTCAAACAGATTTTAGTTGCTTTATTAATACATAAAACTGTGTATCACTGATGCTTGTAAAACTCATAATCAAAAACTCTGCTACTCATTTATTCCGCAGCATTTTTTATACTTTTTGCCGCTTCCGCAAGGGCATAAATCGTTTCTTCCAACTTTATTGTTATTTGTAACAGGCTTTTTAGGTTCATCTCCATGACTAGCATTTACTGGTTCTGCAACCTTTTCACGCTGTGGAGCATGCTCTCTGTCAATTCTTGATCTTACAAGTAATTTAATCGCATCCTCTTGTATACTCTTTATCATTTCTTCAAACATCTGATAGCCTTCAAATTTATACTCAACAACAGGATCTCTCTGCCCGTATGCTCTGAGACCAATTCCATTTTTTAATTGATCCATTGCATCTATGTGATCCATCCATTTTTGGTCAACTACTCTTAACAGAACTACTCTTTCCAATTCTCTCATGAGTTCAACTCCAATATCGGCCTCTTTGAACTCATATATTTTTTCAACAATTTCCATAAGCTTTTCTTTCAAGTCTATCTTGTCAAAGGAGCTACGTTCTTCATTACTTAAAGTTAAAGCACCTTGAGGTAAGAATACACTTTCAAGATATGCAATCATTGCTTCCCAGTCCCACATATCAGCATACTCGCTTTCAGCACAGTAGGTAGCAATAACATTGTCTATGATACTTTCAAACATTTTAATAAATGAATCTCTAAGATTGTCTCCATTAAGAACAGTTTTTCTCTGCTCATAAATAACTCCTCTTTGAGTATTCATTACATCGTCATATTGGAGAACTCTCTTTCTAATATCAAAGTTTCTTCCTTCAACCTTCTTTTGTGCACCTTCAATAGCATTTGTCAGCATATTATGTTCTATTGGCTGATCCTCTTCAAGACCTAAAGTCTCAACAATCTTTGTCAATCTTTCTGAACCAAACAGCCTCATGAGATCATCCTGCAAGGATATATAGAATCTTGAAGAACCAGGGTCACCTTGACGTCCAGCACGTCCGCGCAGCTGATTATCAATACGCCTTGATTCATGTCTCTCAGTACCTATAATATGAAGTCCACCTGCTGCATAAACCTTCTCACGTTCTGCATTGGTAATTTCCTTATATTTTTCATTAAGAGTTCTAAATCTTTCTCTAGCCTCTAAAATAAGTTCATCATCTGTGTCATTATAGCTGGTAGAAGCACTAATCAATTCTTCAGGATAGCCCATTTTTCTCATTTCCTGCTTAGCCATAAATTCAGCATTACCACCAAGAACAATATCTGTTCCTCTACCTGCCATATTAGTAGCAATAGTAACAGCACCAAGCTTTCCAGCCTGAGCAATGATTTCTGCTTCTTTTTCGTGATATTTTGCATTTAATACCTGATGAGGAATTCCCCTTCTCTTGAGCATTGTGCTAAGTAATTCCGATTTTTCAATAGAAATAGTACCAATCAGCACAGGCTGACCCTTTTTGTGGCACTCTACAATATCTTCAATAACTGCATCTAATTTACCTTTTTCATTTTTATAAACAACATCTGGAAGGTCTTTTCTTGCCAGCGGTTTATTTGTAGGTATAACTATTACATCCAATTTATATATTGTGTTAAATTCATCTTCCTCTGTTTGAGCTGTACCTGTCATACCTGCAAGCTTTGTGTACATTCTAAAGTAGTTTTGGAATGTTATTGTTGCAAGAGTTTTACTCTCTCTCTCAACTTTAACACCTTCTTTTGCTTCAATGGCTTGATGCAGACCATCACTATATCTTCTTCCGTACATCAATCTTCCAGTAAATTCATCAACAATAATTACTTCTCCATCTTTAACGACATAATCCTTTTCATTTTTCATTAAGCCATGTGCTCTAATTGCTTGATTAATATGGTGGGATATAGTCATATTCTCAGGATCTGATAAATTTTCTATACCAAAATATTTTTCTGCCTTCTTAACACCATTTGCAGTAAGTACTGTTGTATGCGCCTTTTCATCAACAATATAGTCCTCATCAAACATTTCATCGTTATCAACTTTATCATCCATTTGCTTAATAACCCTTGCCTTTAATGTAAGTGCAAAGGAATTAGCCCGCTTATACATATCAGTGGATTTATCTCCTTGACCTGAAATTATAAGTGGTGTTCTAGCTTCATCTATGAGGATTGAGTCAACTTCATCCACTATAGCATAGTGCAATTCTCTTTGAACCATATCCTGCTTATAAATAACCATGTTGTCTCTAAGGTAGTCAAAGCCCAACTCGTTGTTTGTTCCATAGGTAATATCACAGTTATATGCAGCACGCCTCGCATCATTTTCCATGTCATGTACTATTAGACCAACTGTTAAGCCTAAAAAGCTATATACCTTGCCCATCCATTCACTGTCACGTCTAGCAAGATAATCATTTACAGTTACAACATGAACGCCCTTGCCGGCAAGAGCATTAAGGTATACAGGTAATGTAGCAACAAGAGTTTTACCTTCACCAGTTTTCATTTCGGATATTCTTCCTTGATGGAGAACAATACCACCAATGAGCTGAACTCGGAAATGTCTCATTCCCAACACTCTTCTTGAAGCCTCACGAACTACAGCAAAAGCCTCAGGCAATATATCATCAAGAGTTTCGCCATTAGCAAGACGTTCTTTAAATTCAGGTGTTTTAGCCTTTAACTCAGCGTCAGTAAGTTTTTGAATTGAAGGTTCTAATGCATCTATTTGGTCAACAATTGGATAAATTCTTTTTAATTCTCTGTCACTATATGTTCCTATTATTTTTTCAACTATACTTTTAATTCCCATAATTATACTCTCCATTCACAAATACATTGATTTGTTTATTTTTTATTAACACATCAACTCTCATTAAATAATAGCAGTTGCTTAGCAAGTATTAAGACTGCCAGCTTGCTATAGCTACTTTTACAACTCCAGCAACTTATAACTGTATATCACAATACAGCATACTAGCTATTTTGAAAGCTGTTTATATTATTCTATTCATCATTAAGCTATAAAAAATATTAAATACAAGAAGTTTACTTAGCAAGCCACATCAGCAATACCAAGCTTATTTCTCAAAAAACATTCCATATAAAATTGTATGATAATCGAAAAAAAAGAAATCAGCAAAAAGCTGGTGGCGAAGAATCTGCAAGACACAATAAATCAAGCCTTGTAAAAATGAATATTTTTTTATTTAAGTAAATAAATACAACACTGAACACAACTAAGCAAATAGCTGTTGTCAATATCCATAAAGGCACTGAGCCATTATTTATATTTGGAGTCTTTGCATCAATAGATTCCTGAGAAATCAGTTTGTAAAAAGCTGCTGGAGTACCCTTTTTTTCTACTGCATCCGTCTTATTTATAGTATAATCAGAGACAGCGTTTAGGTCATCCTGCTTTATATCAAAATAGGTAAGATTAACCAAGTAGAAGTTAATTAATTCCTCAGAATAAGATACCCCACTTTCGGAAGCAAAAGCAGACAATATTATTATGCTTAAAAATATTTTTCTTAACATCATGTATGCTACTTATCCTTATCCTTTTCCTCTAGTCTGTCTAAAACAAGATTATACCCATCAGCACCATAAACTAAGCATCTATTTACTCTGCTAATTGTTGCTGTACTAGCACCAGTCTGCTCACTTATTTCAGTATAGGTTCTCTTATTTCGAAGCATCTTGGCTACTTCAAGCCTTTGAGCTAGTGCTTTAATCTCAGATATTGTGGAAATATCCTCAAAAAATTTATAGCATTCTTCTCTATTTTCTAATAGTAAGATAGCGTCAAAAAGGCTATCTGTATGTTCATCCTTTATTTTGGAATTCATAATCAATAAATCTCCTAACAATAAAAACGCAAATCCCTTAAAGCTAACTCCAAGCCAATTTTACGATAAAACGTACAAAGACTGATAGAATAAAGTGTAATTGACTTTTAAATAAATCAATTAAATACTTCAATTAAATATTCACTTAAATATTCAATCAATCTCTCTTCATAGAAATACAATAACAGTTTTTTCAAAAACAGTCAAGGTTGTATGTTCACATCAATACGTATCCTCTTTGTTACTAACAAACTTTCCATTTATAAGTTTAAGCCATTATCACAGCTAGAGCAAACGCCCAAGTTTTTGCTATCATACTTTCATTGATAATTTTATGCATCTGAAAATACATACAAACAACTTAACTTGGAAAGTTGAGTCACAAAAAAATATCAAGCAAATTTAATTATTACTTTAAATTTAAAATTTTATAATAAAAAAAATAGTGAAAAATATTTGTTTGTGACATATAATGTAATTAGTAATAATTTATTAGCAATAGACTTTTTTAAAACATACTAACTTAAAATTATATAGTATTTTAGCCAAAAAATATTTAAGTATATCAACAATAATTCTTGAATCTAGTTTGCTCCACGTCATATCATTTTTGTGCCTCAATTCTGTCGTGGAAACAGGTTAAAATACTAAATAAAATGATAAAACTCATGCATGTGCCAATATTATAATAGGAATTTTATCCATAATTCAAGGCACAAATATATTAATGGATATATATAAATGGATACTAACAAATTAGAAGTAGGTACTAAATTAGAAATAAAAATACCTCACACTACCAGCAGCGATTCCTCAGACACTTACTCCAGTCAGTTGATTGACATTATTGATAATAAAACAGTTAGTATTGCTGCTCCAATTAGTGATGGAACATTTAAATACCTTAACATAGGTTTAGATTTGTTTGTATATTTTTTAGATGAGAATAAGGATTTTTTATTCTTTAGTGCTATAGTAAAGGGACATAGAAAAAATGGCCCTGTTGAAGCATTTGATATAACTATAGTCAGTGAAATCAAGAAGGTACAAAGAAGAGAAGCATATAGGCTAGAAACAGCACTCATCTGTAAATACGCTATAGTGGATTCAGAATTGATCAATTCTGATAGTCCTAATTTCCCTGATATAAACAATGCAGTTTTTTGGGATACTTCAACTACAAATATAAGTAGTAATGGTATTTCTCTGCATCTTGACGCACCTCTTGAAGCCGGTACCATTTTATATATTATAGTAAATTTGGATAAAAACTCAAAAATCAGAGTTCTTGCTCAAGTAAAACGTTCTCTGCGTAAAGATGGCAACAAATATATGGTAGGTATGCACTTCATAAAAATCCATTCTCGCGACTTAGAAGTATTGACAAAATTCATATTTGCCCAGCAGAGGGTTATGCTAAAAAATAAAATGCCATTGAAGTTTAGATAATTATCTAAACCTCAATTAATTTCAAACGATATGAAACGTATAACACAATTACCTTTGTATTCTAATTAATTAAACTTATATAAAAACTAAACTATTCAAAAAGGGAGTCCTATTAAGGACTCCCTATATTTATCATTTTAATTATTTAGCACTCTTTGCCATCTCAGCAAGTTGAGCAAATGCATCAGCATCATTTACCGCCATATCAGCAAGAACTTTTCTGTTAAGTTCAATTCCTGCTTTTTTCAAACCACCAATAAATTTGCTATATGATAAACCATTTATTCTTGCAGCAGCATTTATTCTTGCTATCCAAAGCTGTCTGAAATCTCTCTTTTTTAATCTTCTATCATTATATGCATAATTTCCGGATTTCATAACGGCTTGTTTAGCCATTCTAAAGAGTTTACTCTTTGCTCCGAAATATCCCTTTGCGAGTTTTAGCACTTTTCTACGTCTTGCACGAGTTCTCATCGCACCCTTTACTCTTGCCATAACCCTATGCCCTCCTTCTTATTTATATGGAATAAGTTTCTTTACTGTAGCTAAATTTGCGTCTGAAACGTAAGCACCCAATCTATGATGCTTCTTAGCCTTTGTAGACTTAGAAACAAGTCTGTGGCTTCTCCAAGCATGTCCAAACTTTATCTTACCATTAGCTGTAACTCTAAATCTTTTCTTTGAAGCACTGTGCGTTTTTAACTTTGGCATAATTTTCTCCTCCTGTCTACTGCTTTGGATTAAGTATCATTATCA
This region includes:
- a CDS encoding family 43 glycosylhydrolase — protein: MKKAKKLLGLLTAVSLCIPTLCYADNPIVQTVYTADPAPMVLGDTLYLYTSHDEDVTENNFYTMKNWKCYSTTDMQNWTDHGTVLGYTDFSWAKGDAWAWQVVERNGKFYAYVPLTQKNGAYAIGVAVSDSPTGPFVDPLGKPLATKSGSQDIDPTCFIDDDGQAYLYWGNGNLYMVKLNPDMISYSGTVQTLTKPDGYIEGPWVYKLNNLYYLVYAGWNNGGENLQYATSNSPTGPWTARGAIMGARNSFTNHPGVARFKGNDYLFYHTGDLPGGGSYKRSVCVEQFKYTSDGRIPNIPMTKSGPAQIKYLNPFVKTEAETFAWGQGVETEVCGEGGMAVSFIENGDYLKINGVDFGTGATSFEARASSATSGGNIEIRLDSPTGTLVGTCAVKGTGAWQTYTDVSCSVSGATGVHDLYLKFTGGDGYLFNLNYWKFNGTPTQPTVKYGDIDGSDSIDAIDFAKIKQYLLGTANLTDEQLKAADVDGSGTVDAIDFALLKQYLLRMIDKFPAEV
- the secA gene encoding preprotein translocase subunit SecA is translated as MKSIVEKIIGTYSDRELKRIYPIVDQIDALEPSIQKLTDAELKAKTPEFKERLANGETLDDILPEAFAVVREASRRVLGMRHFRVQLIGGIVLHQGRISEMKTGEGKTLVATLPVYLNALAGKGVHVVTVNDYLARRDSEWMGKVYSFLGLTVGLIVHDMENDARRAAYNCDITYGTNNELGFDYLRDNMVIYKQDMVQRELHYAIVDEVDSILIDEARTPLIISGQGDKSTDMYKRANSFALTLKARVIKQMDDKVDNDEMFDEDYIVDEKAHTTVLTANGVKKAEKYFGIENLSDPENMTISHHINQAIRAHGLMKNEKDYVVKDGEVIIVDEFTGRLMYGRRYSDGLHQAIEAKEGVKVERESKTLATITFQNYFRMYTKLAGMTGTAQTEEDEFNTIYKLDVIVIPTNKPLARKDLPDVVYKNEKGKLDAVIEDIVECHKKGQPVLIGTISIEKSELLSTMLKRRGIPHQVLNAKYHEKEAEIIAQAGKLGAVTIATNMAGRGTDIVLGGNAEFMAKQEMRKMGYPEELISASTSYNDTDDELILEARERFRTLNEKYKEITNAEREKVYAAGGLHIIGTERHESRRIDNQLRGRAGRQGDPGSSRFYISLQDDLMRLFGSERLTKIVETLGLEEDQPIEHNMLTNAIEGAQKKVEGRNFDIRKRVLQYDDVMNTQRGVIYEQRKTVLNGDNLRDSFIKMFESIIDNVIATYCAESEYADMWDWEAMIAYLESVFLPQGALTLSNEERSSFDKIDLKEKLMEIVEKIYEFKEADIGVELMRELERVVLLRVVDQKWMDHIDAMDQLKNGIGLRAYGQRDPVVEYKFEGYQMFEEMIKSIQEDAIKLLVRSRIDREHAPQREKVAEPVNASHGDEPKKPVTNNNKVGRNDLCPCGSGKKYKKCCGINE
- the rpmI gene encoding 50S ribosomal protein L35 translates to MPKLKTHSASKKRFRVTANGKIKFGHAWRSHRLVSKSTKAKKHHRLGAYVSDANLATVKKLIPYK
- a CDS encoding YerC/YecD family TrpR-related protein, with the translated sequence MNSKIKDEHTDSLFDAILLLENREECYKFFEDISTISEIKALAQRLEVAKMLRNKRTYTEISEQTGASTATISRVNRCLVYGADGYNLVLDRLEEKDKDK
- a CDS encoding flagellar brake protein, coding for MDTNKLEVGTKLEIKIPHTTSSDSSDTYSSQLIDIIDNKTVSIAAPISDGTFKYLNIGLDLFVYFLDENKDFLFFSAIVKGHRKNGPVEAFDITIVSEIKKVQRREAYRLETALICKYAIVDSELINSDSPNFPDINNAVFWDTSTTNISSNGISLHLDAPLEAGTILYIIVNLDKNSKIRVLAQVKRSLRKDGNKYMVGMHFIKIHSRDLEVLTKFIFAQQRVMLKNKMPLKFR
- the rplT gene encoding 50S ribosomal protein L20 — its product is MARVKGAMRTRARRRKVLKLAKGYFGAKSKLFRMAKQAVMKSGNYAYNDRRLKKRDFRQLWIARINAAARINGLSYSKFIGGLKKAGIELNRKVLADMAVNDADAFAQLAEMAKSAK